A DNA window from Castanea sativa cultivar Marrone di Chiusa Pesio chromosome 7, ASM4071231v1 contains the following coding sequences:
- the LOC142642561 gene encoding uncharacterized protein LOC142642561, translating into MSTEQPAQLVEIVVDPCLQKPDYFPQVEFLTSKTDFAPERKKRDHSRALCLAALNGDWKTAKQFIDKDRGMLYARLTKSWDTVIHIAVHSKCLSFVKELVEYGTVEDLAIENINKDTGLSIAAVSGMVEIAKLMIEKNNKLTMKRGSRDLIPFGMAAEVGHKEMAEYLYSKTEFDCLDHCERIRLFFLTLSSNLYGLALDMLSKYPKMACERDDNNNGKTALHVLAQKATHTANGSPLKIVARYTSLYFKGFYKKTSMPILARDLLERIWEQVLQQSDEEISDLISRPSGVLFDAAMSGNVEFLALLLCEYPDLLWEVNEKEQSVFHVAVLHRHVHVFNLIYNIGAIKDYIVGNIDVDKNNMLHLAAMLPHVERLGAPRANLQMQRELLWFKEVEEIVRPFHMYMKNSEGMTPIEVFNKDHKDLLKVGEEAMKETANSCMLVATLISTVVFAAALTVPGASNKISNTPFFHKEQWFMIFILSNAVALFTSAASIVLLLSILTSSYAQSEFVYSLHARLMFGLTTLFISITTMVSAFIAAIFLIFDYKLEWVPYVIASLACAPVILFLVLHSNLWADLIRSYYWSKFLFRPSKQRIFELEF; encoded by the exons ATGTCAACGGAGCAACCGGCACAATTAGTTGAGATTGTTGTCGACCCATGTTTGCAAAAACCAGATTATTTTCCTCAAGTTGAATTTCTTACTTCCAAGACAGATTTTGCACCTGAGA GGAAAAAAAGAGATCACTCCCGTGCCTTGTGTTTAGCTGCACTTAACGGTGACTGGAAAACTGCTAAGCAGTTCATAGATAAAGATCGTGGCATGCTTTATGCTAGATTGACAAAATCATGGGATACAGTGATTCACATAGCGGTTCATTCAAAATGCTTATCTTTTGTAAAAGAACTGGTGGAATATGGGACTGTGGAAGATCTAgctatagaaaatataaataaagacaCAGGCCTTAGTATTGCTGCTGTATCTGGAATGGTCGAAATTGCAAAGTTAATGATAGAAAAGAATAATAAACTGACAATGAAGCGTGGTAGTAGGGATTTGATACCCTTTGGCATGGCAGCTGAAGTTGGACATAAGGAAATGGCAGAATATCTCTACTCAAAGACTGAATTTGACTGTCTAGATCATTGTGAACGAATTAGGCTGTTTTTTCTTACCCTTTCCAGCAATTTGTATG GTTTAGCATTGGATATGCTAAGTAAATATCCAAAAATGGCTTGTGAAcgagatgataataataatgggAAAACAGCTTTGCATGTGTTGGCTCAAAAGGCTACACACACTGCCAACGGCAGTCCCCTAAAGATCGTGGCAAGATACACCAGCTTGT ACTTCAAAGGTTTCTATAAGAAAACATCAATGCCAATATTGGCCCGGGATTTACTTGAAAGAATTTGGGAGCAAGTTCTGCAGCAATCAGATGAGGAAATTTCAGACCTAATCAGCAGGCCTTCAGGAGTACTTTTTGATGCTGCAATGTCTGGAAATGTTGAGTTTTTAGCTTTGCTTCTTTGCGAGTATCCTGATCTCTTATGGGAAGTTAATGAAAAAGAGCAAAGCGTATTTCATGTTGCTGTTTTGCATCGTCACGTACATgtgtttaatttaatatataacatAGGAGCAATTAAGGATTACATAGTAGGAAATATTGATGTTGACAAAAACAACATGCTACACTTGGCTGCAATGTTGCCACATGTCGAAAGACTAGGTGCCCCACGAGCAAACCTTCAAATGCAACGAGAGCTATTGTGGTTTAAG GAAGTGGAAGAGATTGTGCGACCTTTTCATATGTATATGAAAAATTCAGAGGGAATGACACCCATAGAAGTTTTCAATAAGGATCATAAAGATTTACTTAAAGTAGGTGAAGAAGCCATGAAGGAGACAGCCAATTCATGTATGCTTGTAGCAACTCTCATTTCTACTGTGGTCTTCGCAGCAGCTCTCACAGTTCCTGGTGCCAGCAACAAGATATCAAATACTCCTTTTTTCCACAAAGAGCAGtggtttatgatttttattctcTCAAATGCAGTAGCACTCTTTACCTCGGCTGCATCAATTGTGTTGTTACTGTCCATTCTTACTTCAAGCTATGCACAAAGTGAGTTTGTGTATTCATTGCACGCAAGGTTGATGTTTGGGCTCACAACACTCTTCATCTCCATAACAACTATGGTCTCAGCCTTTATTGCTGCCATCTTTTTGATCTTTGACTACAAGTTAGAATGGGTTCCATATGTCATTGCTTCACTTGCCTGTGCTCCCGTGATTTTGTTTCTTGTGTTACATTCGAATCTTTGGGCTGATTTAATCCGCTCATATTACTGGTCTAAGTTTTTATTCCGACCAAGCAAGCAACGAATTTTCGAGTTAGAATTTTGA